The following coding sequences lie in one Oncorhynchus masou masou isolate Uvic2021 chromosome 20, UVic_Omas_1.1, whole genome shotgun sequence genomic window:
- the LOC135506473 gene encoding leucine-rich repeat LGI family member 2-like produces the protein MLASKHWLWINLIILCLGQASLAAPKKVFRCPSGCSCSRETIICVGTSSVPRTMPNDINSLSIVNGSLAEITEAMFSLMPSLQLLLLNSNSLTTIKDDAFYGLPHLEYLFIEGNKIETIAKNALRGLRDVTHLSLANNNMRALPRDLFHDLDSLLELDLRGNIFQCDCENKWLMMWLKNTNATVSDVNCAGPIEMKGKRLNDLPIPPDECISTDFVRHQSIPTQALSADIFSHKEDIYVAMADPNYNSCVVMEWDHIEMNFRPFDNITGKSVVGCKSVLIDNHVLVIVTQLFGGSHIYKFDDQQNKFTKFQTIEVFNISKPNDIEVFQIASEWYFIIVDSSKAGLSTLYKWNDQTDRNETGFYSYQFLHEWFRDTDAEFVELDGKSHLILASRSQAPVIYLWNKSSQKFQLHNEIPNVDDVVAVKAFRVDEELYLAMTCYIGDSKVLKWTSKQFTEVQALPSRGAMVLQPFSFKDRHYLALGSDYSFTQIYLWDEEIKMFSKFKDIYVQSPRSFNVVSTDRRHFLFSSSFKGKTMVFEHVIVDISL, from the exons atgttagccTCGAAGCATTGGTTATGGATAAATTTGATTATACTGTGTCTCGGTCAAGCCAGTCTAGCTGCACCTAAAAAGGTTTTTCGATGCCCTTCGGGATGCTCGTGCTCCAGGGAGACCATTATCTGTGTCGGGACCTCAAGTGTACCACGGACTATGCCGAATGACATCAACTCACT GAGCATAGTAAATGGATCCCTCGCAGAAATCACAGAGGCCATGTTCTCCCTCATGCCATCTCTGCAGTTGCT GCTTCTCAATTCAAATTCATTGACCACCATCAAAGATGATGCATTCTATGGCCTTCCTCATCTTGAATATTT ATTCATAGAAGGCAACAAGATTGAGACCATCGCCAAAAATGCCCTCAGAGGTCTCCGAGACGTGACTCATTT GTCGCTGGCTAACAACAACATGAGGGCTTTGCCAAGGGATCTCTTCCACGATCTTGACTCCCTGCTAGAGCT GGATTTGAGAGGCAACATATTTCAGTGTGACTGCGAGAACAAGTGGCTGATGATGTGGCTGAAAAACACCAACGCTACCGTATCGGATGTCAACTGCGCAGGTCCCATAGAAATGAAGGGCAAACGCCTGAACGACCTTCCCATCCCACCAGACGAGTGTATCTCCACGG ACTTTGTCCGTCATCAGTCCATTCCAACCCAGGCTTTGTCTGCTGACATTTTCTCCCATAAGGAGGACATTTATGTGGCGATGGCTGACCCCAATTACAACAGCTGTGTGGTCATGGAATGGGACCACATTGAAATGAATTTCAGGCCTTTCGATAACATCACAG GAAAGTCTGTTGTTGGATGCAAGTCTGTTCTGATTGACAACCACGTCTTGGTAATCGTGACTCAGCTCTTTGGCGGATCCCACATCTACAAGTTTGATGATCAGCAAAACAAGTTCACCAAGTTCCAAACCATTGAGGTCTTCAACATCTCCAAACCCAATGACATTGAGGTGTTCCAAATAGCCAGCGAGTGGTACTTCATCATTGTGGACAGCTCAAAGGCAGGCCTATCTACTCTGTACAAGTGGAACGACCAAACGGACCGGAACGAGACCGGTTTCTACTCCTACCAGTTCCTCCACGAGTGGTTCCGAGATACGGACGCCGAGTTCGTTGAGCTAGACGGGAAGTCCCACCTCATCTTGGCCAGTCGCTCTCAGGCGCCCGTCATTTACCTGTGGAACAAGAGCAGCCAGAAGTTCCAGCTGCACAACGAAATCCCAAATGTTGACGACGTGGTGGCGGTCAAAGCCTTCCGGGTGGACGAGGAGCTCTACCTGGCCATGACGTGCTACATCGGTGATTCCAAAGTCCTCAAGTGGACCAGCAAGCAGTTCACTGAGGTGCAGGCCCTGCCTTCTCGTGGCGCCATGGTCCTCCAGCCGTTTTCATTCAAGGACAGGCACTACTTGGCCCTGGGCAGTGATTACTCCTTCACACAGATCTACTTGTGGGATGAGGAGATCAAAATGTTCTCTAAGTTCAAGGATATCTATGTGCAGTCTCCACGTTCTTTCAATGTGGTGTCCACTGACCGGCGTCATTTTTTATTTTCCTCCAGCTTCAAAGGGAAAACTATGGTCTTTGAGCATGTTATTGTCGACATAAGCCTGTGA